The bacterium genomic interval TGAACCCCACCGGCGCGATGATCGCCGCGCCCAGCAGGTAGCCCCGGCCGGCGGTACGCTCATCCTTGGCCGCGAACCCCACCTGGATCACCGACTGGGTGGAATGGGCCATGGTGATCATCACGATGAACCAGGCTACGATCAGCCCCATCCCCACACCGTCGAGGTCGAACCCGGGATGGCCCGCCGGCAGGCGTGCAACAATCTCCCCCACGCCCCCGAGCTCGCGGACGGTCAGCACGGCGCCGAGGCACACTCCGGCGTAGATCACGATCACGTTGACCACATTGGTCAGGCCCGCGGCCCAGAAGCCGCCGATCAGGGTGATGCCCACGAAGACGGCGGCGGTGACGGCCATGCCCGTACGGAAATCGAAGACCTCGGGGAGCAGGGAGGAGAGGATGGCGCCGCCGGCCACGTACTGCAGCGAGGTGATCACGATCTGGATGACGAGCTGCCCCAGCACGCCGAGCACCCGGCCGCCCACGCCGTAATGGCGCTCGAACAGTTCGGGCAGGGTGGTGATCTCCCAGCGCCGGTAGCGCCGCGCGGCGAAGAGGCCCATGACCGCGGCGCCTGCCGCCCAGGCCGCGTTGTACCAGCCCGCCGAGATACCCACCGTGTAGGCCCGCTCGGCCACGCCGATCGTAGAGGCGCCGCCCACCGCGAGGCCGGCCAGCAGCGACGCCACGACCACCGTGGGCAGGCCGCGTCCCGCCAGCAGGTACCCCACAATGCCGCCGCCGCCTCGCGCGGTAAGGCGCCGCGCCCACCAGGTGACCCCGAAGAGGGCCACCAGGTAGACGACGATCACGATCAGCGGGACGAGATGGGCCATGGCCTACTCGATCCTGATCCGGACATCGACGGCGCTTGGAGACTCGCCGGCCGGGTAGGCGAACACCGGGTTGAGATCCATCTCGACGATCTCCGGCGCGTCGGCCGCCAGCCGGGACACGCGCAGCAGCAGGTCCTCCAGGGCGTCCATGTCGACACCCTCCTCCCCGCGCAGGCCATCGAGCACGGCGCGGCCCCGGATCAGCCCCATGAGCTCGCGCGCCTCGGGCCGGCTCAGCGGGGCGACCGCGGCCGCCACGTCCTTCATCACCTCCACGAACACGCCGCCGAGGCCGAACAGCACCAGGCTGCCCAGGCCGGGCGAGACCGTGGCCCCCACGATCAACTCGCGGCCCTTCGGCTTCTGTTCCATGAGCAGGAACCCGATCCCGTCGCCGGGGAAGGCGGCGCGCATCTCGGCGAAGGCGTCCCGCAGTTCCTCCGCGTCGGCGATGTCGAGCGCCACGCCGCCGGCGTCCGACTTGTGGACCACGTCGGCCGCATCGACCTTCAGCACGCAGGGGAAGCCGGTCGTCGCCGCGGCGGAGGCCAAGTCGCCTTCGCTGGCGATGGGCGCGACCGCTGGCACCGGCACGCCGTATGCGGCCAGCAGGGCGAACGCATCCACCTGCGGCAGGTAGGCGTCGGCGCCGCGGTGGCGGGCCAGGATCGCCTCGGCGACGGCGCGATCCACGTCCAGGTCGGGAGCGTCCTCGCGCGGACGCGCACGCAGCCGGGCGTAGCGGTTCATGGCCGCCAGGGCGCGGGCCCCGTCCTCGGCGAACTCGAAGACCGGCAGGTCGGCGGCCCGCAGCTTGTCGATCAGCCCGTACATCTCGCTGTAGGTCTCCACGACCACGACCACCGGCTTGTCCGAACCCTCGGTGGCCTCCTTGATGCGCACGGCGATGGCGTCGGTGTCGGCGAACGGCGCGGTGACGAAGAAGACCAGGACCATGTCGGTGTCGGCCTCGGCCAGCAGGGTGCTCACGGCCGCGTGGTAGTGGTTGTGATTGGCCGTGGCGACCACGTCGACCGGGTTGCCCAGGCTCGCCTCGGCGAAAAGGCTTTCGCGCAGCTTCGCGGTGCCGGCTTCGGACCAGCGCGCCAGCTCGAGCCCCCGGCTCACCGACTCGTCGACGGCCTGGATGCCCGGCCCGCCCGTGTTGGTGATGATGCCGATGCGGTTGCCCGGCGGCGGGTCCTGGGTCGACATGGCGATGGCGGCCTTGACCATCCGGTGGGTGTCGGTGAACTGCACGACGCCGGCCTTGCGGTACATGGCCTCGGCCATGGTCGCCTGGTTCACCAGCGTGCCCGTGTGGGAGGAGACGGCCACCGAGCCCTCGGTCGTGCGCCCGGCCTTGATCGCGAGGATCGGCTTGTGCGGCGTGATGGCCGCCGCGGCCTCCAGGAACGCCCGCGGATCCTTGAAGCTCTCGGTCTGCATCATGATCACGCGGGTCCCCTCGTCCTGCCCGTAATAGGTCAGGATCTCGGGCATCGCCAGGTCGCATTCGTTGCCGTAGCTGCAGTACATCCTGTGGCCCAGGCCGACGTTGTGCAGGTGGAGCTTGAGCATCTCCCCCATGCCGCCGCCCTGGGCGACGATCGACACGTTGCCGGGCTTCTGGGGCACGAACGTGAAGTTGGCGTAGACCGACACGTCGGGATCGGCGTTCTGGATGCCCTGGCTGTTGGGGCCGAAGATGCGGATGCCGTTGCGGCGGGCCGTCTCGACCATCTCGCGTTCGAGGGTCTCGCCCTCGGGTCCCACCTCCTTGAAGCCCGCCGAATGCACGATGGCGAACTTCACGCCCTTCTTGCCGCACTCCTCGAGGACCTTCGGCACGAAGACGTTGCGGATGGAGATGTTGACCAGATCCACGTCGCAGGGAACGTCCAGGATGGACTTGTAGGCCTGCATGCTGCGGACCACCCCGCCCTTGGGATTGACGGGGAAGACCGGGCCCTTGAAGCCGTACTGCACGAGGTTGCGCACCACGATGTGGCCGATGGAGTAGGGGTTCGCCGAGGCGCCGATCACGGCGACGGCGCGGGGCCTGAAGAGTCCGTCCAGCATGCTATCCCTTTCCGTTGGCGCGATTCCGGTCATCCAGCGAACGGGCGGTCAGGGCGGCGCCCAGGGCCCCGGTGAACTGGGGCGCCTCGGGCACGATCACCTCGCGGCCGAGCCGTTCCGTGATGATCTCCACGATGGTCGGGTTGTGAGCGACGACACCGCCCGTGGCCACGACCAGACCGTCGAGCGGGTCCATCTCCACGATGCGCTCGACTACCGACTCGAAGGCGCCGCGGACGATACCCTCTACGGGCTCGCCGTTGCGCAGGTGCGAGAGGATCTCCGTCTTGGAGAAGACGGTGCAGAAGCTGCCGAGGCGCACGGTCCGTTCGGCGGCCGCCGCCAGCGCGTCGAGCTCGCCGACGGTCAGGCCCAGCCGCAGGGCGATCTCCTCGATGAACGCGCCGGTGCCGGCGGCGCACTTGCGGTTCATCAGAAACCCGAGGCGCTTGCCCCGGTCGTCCAGGCGGATGACCTTGTTGTCCTGCCCGCCGATGTCGACGACCGTGATGCCCCGGCCCACCGAGTGGAAGCAGCCGACGCCGTGGCAGTGGATCTCGGTGCGGGTCTCGTCGGCGAAGTCCACGTTGCCGCGGCCGTAGCCCGTGGACACCGTGACCGCGGGCCCGTCCCCGCGATCGGCGGCGGCGACAGCCTCGTCCAGGCACGCGCGCGCGATGGCGGCATAATCCACGCCCGAGGGACGGACGACGCGCGCCAGCACTCCGCCGGCACCGTCGATCAGGGTCACCT includes:
- a CDS encoding sodium:solute symporter family protein: MAHLVPLIVIVVYLVALFGVTWWARRLTARGGGGIVGYLLAGRGLPTVVVASLLAGLAVGGASTIGVAERAYTVGISAGWYNAAWAAGAAVMGLFAARRYRRWEITTLPELFERHYGVGGRVLGVLGQLVIQIVITSLQYVAGGAILSSLLPEVFDFRTGMAVTAAVFVGITLIGGFWAAGLTNVVNVIVIYAGVCLGAVLTVRELGGVGEIVARLPAGHPGFDLDGVGMGLIVAWFIVMITMAHSTQSVIQVGFAAKDERTAGRGYLLGAAIIAPVGFISALLGMAAVVLYPGIVPAEALPRVVLGLPPLAAGIILAGLWAADVSTASALLLGSATLVSNDLVKRFWAPDLSAARDQLVCRITVLVLSGFTFLLALTVTGILKMLLVALTLTTSYTLVVLMTMLWPGACRRGSAVWTLGMTKLALVVWLVVPESWRVVSHPVYFLWVVSLVTFVVVMVVDRRRISVP
- a CDS encoding ATPase, with the translated sequence MSDFYCGVDIGASATKVTLIDGAGGVLARVVRPSGVDYAAIARACLDEAVAAADRGDGPAVTVSTGYGRGNVDFADETRTEIHCHGVGCFHSVGRGITVVDIGGQDNKVIRLDDRGKRLGFLMNRKCAAGTGAFIEEIALRLGLTVGELDALAAAAERTVRLGSFCTVFSKTEILSHLRNGEPVEGIVRGAFESVVERIVEMDPLDGLVVATGGVVAHNPTIVEIITERLGREVIVPEAPQFTGALGAALTARSLDDRNRANGKG
- a CDS encoding acetate--CoA ligase family protein translates to MLDGLFRPRAVAVIGASANPYSIGHIVVRNLVQYGFKGPVFPVNPKGGVVRSMQAYKSILDVPCDVDLVNISIRNVFVPKVLEECGKKGVKFAIVHSAGFKEVGPEGETLEREMVETARRNGIRIFGPNSQGIQNADPDVSVYANFTFVPQKPGNVSIVAQGGGMGEMLKLHLHNVGLGHRMYCSYGNECDLAMPEILTYYGQDEGTRVIMMQTESFKDPRAFLEAAAAITPHKPILAIKAGRTTEGSVAVSSHTGTLVNQATMAEAMYRKAGVVQFTDTHRMVKAAIAMSTQDPPPGNRIGIITNTGGPGIQAVDESVSRGLELARWSEAGTAKLRESLFAEASLGNPVDVVATANHNHYHAAVSTLLAEADTDMVLVFFVTAPFADTDAIAVRIKEATEGSDKPVVVVVETYSEMYGLIDKLRAADLPVFEFAEDGARALAAMNRYARLRARPREDAPDLDVDRAVAEAILARHRGADAYLPQVDAFALLAAYGVPVPAVAPIASEGDLASAAATTGFPCVLKVDAADVVHKSDAGGVALDIADAEELRDAFAEMRAAFPGDGIGFLLMEQKPKGRELIVGATVSPGLGSLVLFGLGGVFVEVMKDVAAAVAPLSRPEARELMGLIRGRAVLDGLRGEEGVDMDALEDLLLRVSRLAADAPEIVEMDLNPVFAYPAGESPSAVDVRIRIE